The following coding sequences lie in one Zingiber officinale cultivar Zhangliang chromosome 2B, Zo_v1.1, whole genome shotgun sequence genomic window:
- the LOC122045169 gene encoding AP2-like ethylene-responsive transcription factor ANT: MKSIYSTNTSNDCGAWLGFSLSPQMEAATAADQSRSAPGSFFISPPLTSSGFMYGVSENGGGGGGHDYSQLASIPLKSSGSFCLMEALARSQQAMAASSPSPKLEDFLGCGPDMGTHQYGGSNGRSRGAAMALSLDCTAYHRHKAEADGSGGGRHSHPHPHPHPPSDIIHGHLPPFQDGIFSLLTSHEMYQPPLAEEASGRIKDLVHGGVMMSYGDLQSLSLSMSPVSQSSCVTAPQHASPATAGEYAISEPCKKRASIGGGRKQPVHRKSIDTFGQRTSQYRGVTRHRWTGRYEAHLWDNTCKKEGQTRKGRQVYLGGYDMEEKAARAYDLAALKYWGVNTHINFQLEDYRNEIEEMKNMTRQEYVAHLRRKSSGFSRGASMYRGVTRHHQHGRWQARIGRVSGNKDLYLGTFSTQEEAAEAYDIAAIKFRGLNAVTNFDISRYDVEKILSSGTLLAGELAKRNKSVERRSAAPVAQSGSNQELNLNAGNNNTSSSEYQNDEPFANHLHSLVGGGMDGSSMQSIGDDSGNSGNLSTVIGMHSLSLITDLSNSREGSPDRADISVFFAKTPPKLSPSPVNSWMPATQLRPGLSFDHLPMFAAWADA, from the exons ATGAAGTCCATATACAGCACGAACACGAGCAACGACTGCGGTGCTTGGTTGGGCTTCTCTCTTTCCCCTCAAATGGAGGCAGCTACTGCTGCGGATCAATCTCGCTCGGCTCCTGGTAGCTTCTTCATCTCTCCTCCACTAACCAGCTCTGGTTTCATGTATGGCGTCAGCGAgaatggaggaggaggaggaggacacgACTATTCTCAGTTAGCCTCCATTCCACTCAAGTCCAGTGGGTCATTTTGCCTGATGGAAGCCCTCGCCAGATCACAACAAG CAATGGCGGCATCATCTCCGTCTCCCAAGCTCGAGGACTTCTTAGGCTGTGGTCCAGACATGGGGACCCATCAGTACGGGGGCAGCAATGGCAGAAGCAGGGGGGCAGCGATGGCTTTAAGTTTGGACTGCACCGCGTACCACCGGCACAAAGCAGAGGCAGACGGCAGCGGAGGAGGTCGTCACTCccaccctcaccctcaccctcaccctcccTCGGACATCATCCACGGCCACTTGCCGCCCTTCCAAGACGGCATCTTTTCTCTGCTCACCAGCCACGAGATGTATCAGCCGCCGCTTGCCGAGGAAGCCTCCGGCAGGATCAAAGATTTGGTTCACGGCGGTGTAATGATGAGCTACGGAGACTTGCAATCCCTGAGCTTGTCCATGAGCCCTGTTTCGCAGTCAAGCTGCGTCACCGCTCCGCAACATGCCTCTCCGGCCACTGCCGGCGAGTACGCCATCTCCGAACCTTGTAAAAAGCGAGCGTCTATAGGAGGAGGCAGGAAGCAGCCTGTTCATCGCAAGTCGATTGACACATTCGGGCAGCGGACGTCCCAGTACAGGGGCGTCACAAG GCACCGGTGGACTGGCAGATACGAAGCTCATCTCTGGGATAatacttgcaagaaggaagggcAAACCAGGAAAGGGAGGCAAG TTTACTTGG GGGGTTACGACATGGAAGAGAAAGCTGCAAGAGCCTATGACTTGGCTGCGTTGAAGTACTGGGGAGTAAACACGCACATCAACTTCCAG CTGGAAGATTACCGAAACGAGATTGAAGAAATGAAGAACATGACGAGGCAGGAATACGTTGCTCACCTAAGAAG GAAAAGCAGCGGCTTTTCGCGAGGAGCATCGATGTACCGTGGCGTGACTAG GCATCACCAGCATGGAAGGTGGCAGGCTCGAATCGGAAGGGTTTCAGGGAACAAGGATCTTTACCTTGGAACCTTCA GTACTCAAGAGGAGGCAGCCGAAGCATATGACATTGCCGCGATCAAGTTCCGCGGTTTGAATGCTGTTACCAACTTCGACATCTCAAGGTACGATGTGGAGAAGATCTTGTCGAGCGGCACCCTTCTGGCCGGCGAACTCGCAAAAAGAAACAAGAGCGTGGAGCGCCGGAGTGCGGCTCCGGTAGCTCAGAGTGGCAGCAACCAAGAGCTCAATTTGAATGCCGGAAACAACAACACGAGTAGCTCCGAGTACCAAAATGATGAGCCCTTTGCAAACCATCTTCACAGCCTAGTCGGAGGAGGCATGGACGGTAGCTCGATGCAAAGTATCGGCGATGATTCGGGGAATTCAGGGAACCTGAGCACTGTAATAGGAATGCATTCGCTGTCGCTGATTACCGACTTGAGCAACTCTCGAGAAGGGAGTCCTGATAGGGCCGACATCTCCGTGTTCTTTGCCAAGACCCCGCCGAAGCTCAGTCCTAGCCCGGTGAACTCATGGATGCCGGCCACCCAGCTAAGGCCGGGACTGTCCTTCGATCACCTCCCAATGTTTGCCGCTTGGGCAGACGCCTGA